A stretch of Hydrogenothermus marinus DNA encodes these proteins:
- a CDS encoding RNA methyltransferase yields the protein MKNSHVYISVVHYPAVNKNGKWIVTSFTTLDFHDIARPARTYELGGYYIVQPLEAQQFVISEQIKYWTEGFGSKFNPKRSAAGSLVKLVSSITEMIEDIKNNTGKYPKLIATSAKKYPQTISYKDLREKIEKKDDIYLILMGTGWGMPEELVKSCDYVLEPILGPGDWNHLSVRNASAIILDRLFSINRGL from the coding sequence ATGAAGAATAGTCATGTTTATATATCTGTAGTACATTATCCTGCAGTTAATAAAAATGGAAAATGGATAGTTACTTCCTTTACGACTTTAGATTTTCATGATATAGCAAGGCCTGCAAGAACTTATGAACTTGGTGGATATTATATAGTTCAGCCTTTAGAAGCTCAGCAGTTTGTTATTTCAGAGCAGATAAAATACTGGACAGAAGGGTTTGGAAGTAAATTTAATCCAAAAAGATCTGCTGCTGGTAGTCTTGTAAAGCTTGTAAGTTCTATTACAGAAATGATTGAAGATATAAAAAACAATACTGGGAAATATCCAAAACTTATAGCCACTTCTGCAAAAAAATATCCTCAAACTATATCTTATAAAGATTTAAGAGAGAAAATAGAAAAAAAAGATGATATATATCTAATATTGATGGGTACAGGTTGGGGAATGCCTGAAGAGTTAGTAAAAAGTTGTGATTATGTTTTAGAACCTATTCTTGGTCCAGGAGATTGGAATCATCTGTCTGTAAGGAATGCATCAGCAATAATTTTAGATAGATTATTTTCTATAAATAGGGGGCTATAA
- the cimA gene encoding citramalate synthase — protein MEKKVLIYDTTLRDGTQAEGVNVSVEDKLRITEKLDAFGIHYIEGGWPGSNPKDDKYFEEVKNLKLKNSKIAAFGSTRRAYLKVEEDKLIQNLIKAETPVITIFGKAWDLHVIQALKTDLEKNLEMVFDTVSYLKKYTNEVIFIGEHFFDGYKSNSEYAVKVLQSAKDAGADFIVLADTNGGTLPNEIEKIIKEVKEKGIKENLGIHAHNDSDTAVWNSIVAVLNGAVMVHGTINGFGERCGNANLCSIIPNLSLKLGYETVPKENIRKLKEVSNFVADLVNLPVPKNMPYVGDSAFAHKGGVHASAVIKNSKLYEHINPEEVGNKRKVLVSDLAGKSNIIYKAKELNIPLDEKDPRLPELINKIKQLENYGYHYEAAEASLELLMRDFLGLLPKYFDLDAYRVLIARRYSDKMPISEATVRIKMENHYEHTASLGNGPVNALDKALKKALISKYPNLAEVELIDYKVRIVNESSGTAAKIRVLIESKDKDSRWGTVGVSENVIEASWQAVVDSLIYKLVKDNTKPVGES, from the coding sequence ATGGAAAAAAAAGTTTTGATATATGATACAACTTTAAGAGATGGAACACAGGCTGAAGGCGTTAATGTTTCTGTAGAAGATAAATTAAGAATTACAGAAAAGCTTGATGCTTTTGGAATTCATTATATAGAAGGTGGATGGCCCGGTTCCAATCCGAAAGATGATAAATATTTTGAAGAAGTAAAAAATCTAAAACTTAAAAACTCTAAAATAGCCGCTTTTGGCTCAACAAGAAGAGCATATCTAAAAGTTGAAGAAGATAAACTTATCCAAAATTTAATAAAAGCAGAAACACCTGTTATTACAATTTTTGGTAAAGCTTGGGATTTACATGTTATACAAGCTTTAAAAACAGATTTAGAAAAAAATTTAGAAATGGTTTTTGATACTGTTTCATATCTAAAAAAATACACAAATGAAGTAATATTTATAGGAGAACATTTTTTTGATGGTTATAAATCAAATTCTGAATATGCAGTAAAAGTATTACAATCTGCAAAAGATGCAGGAGCTGATTTTATAGTTTTAGCAGATACAAATGGTGGCACTCTTCCAAATGAGATAGAAAAAATTATTAAAGAAGTTAAAGAAAAAGGAATAAAAGAAAATCTTGGAATTCATGCCCATAATGATAGTGATACTGCAGTATGGAATTCCATTGTAGCAGTTTTAAATGGAGCAGTTATGGTACATGGCACTATAAATGGATTTGGTGAAAGATGTGGTAATGCAAATCTTTGTTCTATAATTCCAAATCTTTCATTAAAGCTTGGATATGAAACTGTTCCAAAAGAAAATATTAGGAAACTTAAAGAAGTATCTAATTTTGTAGCAGACCTTGTAAATCTACCGGTTCCTAAGAATATGCCATATGTTGGAGATAGTGCATTTGCCCATAAAGGTGGAGTCCATGCGTCAGCAGTAATTAAAAATTCTAAACTTTATGAGCATATAAATCCAGAAGAAGTAGGAAATAAAAGAAAAGTTCTTGTTTCAGATTTAGCAGGGAAATCAAATATTATATATAAAGCAAAAGAGTTAAATATTCCTTTAGATGAAAAAGATCCAAGACTTCCAGAGCTTATAAATAAAATTAAACAACTTGAAAACTATGGATACCATTATGAAGCAGCAGAAGCATCTTTAGAATTATTAATGAGAGATTTTTTAGGATTACTTCCAAAATATTTTGATTTAGATGCTTATAGAGTTTTAATAGCTAGAAGATATTCAGATAAAATGCCAATATCAGAAGCAACTGTAAGAATAAAAATGGAAAACCATTATGAGCATACTGCATCTCTTGGAAATGGGCCTGTTAATGCCCTTGATAAAGCTTTAAAAAAAGCTCTTATATCCAAATATCCAAATCTTGCAGAAGTAGAGTTAATAGATTATAAAGTAAGAATTGTTAATGAAAGTAGTGGTACAGCCGCTAAAATAAGAGTTTTAATAGAAAGTAAAGATAAAGATTCAAGATGGGGTACTGTTGGAGTATCTGAAAATGTTATAGAAGCATCTTGGCAAGCAGTTGTTGATAGTTTAATTTATAAACTTGTTAAAGATAATACTAAACCTGTAGGAGAAAGCTAA
- the mraY gene encoding phospho-N-acetylmuramoyl-pentapeptide-transferase — MLYSLFYQYLDINVFKYITLRGFLALLSSFFIALLVGPYLIKRLKQFQNKKGGYVREYTPETHQVKKETPTMGGILIIISVLISTFLWCDLTNFYIWVVLFSFISFALVGGIDDYIKIKNKKGISSKTKFLFQLLFAFIIALALYIYPKFNTILYFPVFKNLYIDLGLFFIIWAVFVIVASSNAVNLTDGLDGLAIGPALIVIFSFVFLAYVSGNIELSKYLHLPYIAGSGELSVFLMALLGAGLGFLWFNSFPAEMFMGDAGSLAIGATLGTVAIITKEEFIFAIIGAIFVIETISVILQVAYFKATGGKRLFLRAPIHHHYELKGMPEPKIVVRVWIFTIILTIIAFALIKIR, encoded by the coding sequence TTGCTTTATAGCCTTTTTTATCAGTATTTAGATATAAACGTTTTTAAATATATTACTTTAAGAGGATTTTTAGCTTTACTTAGTTCTTTTTTTATTGCTTTATTAGTTGGGCCATACTTAATAAAAAGATTAAAACAGTTTCAAAATAAAAAAGGTGGTTATGTTAGGGAATATACACCTGAAACTCATCAAGTAAAAAAAGAAACTCCTACAATGGGAGGCATTTTAATAATAATATCTGTTTTAATATCTACTTTTTTATGGTGTGATTTAACTAATTTTTATATATGGGTTGTTTTGTTTAGTTTTATTTCTTTTGCTTTAGTAGGTGGTATTGATGATTATATAAAGATAAAAAATAAAAAAGGGATATCATCTAAAACTAAATTCTTATTCCAGTTATTATTTGCTTTTATTATAGCTTTAGCTCTTTATATTTATCCTAAATTTAATACTATTTTATATTTTCCAGTTTTTAAAAATCTGTATATAGACCTTGGGTTATTTTTTATAATTTGGGCAGTGTTTGTTATTGTTGCCTCTTCAAATGCAGTAAATCTTACAGATGGGCTTGATGGCCTTGCAATAGGGCCTGCTTTAATAGTTATTTTCTCATTTGTATTTTTAGCTTATGTATCAGGAAATATAGAACTTTCTAAGTATTTACATCTTCCGTATATTGCAGGAAGTGGCGAGCTTTCTGTTTTTTTAATGGCTTTACTTGGTGCAGGTCTTGGATTTTTATGGTTTAACTCTTTTCCTGCAGAGATGTTTATGGGAGATGCAGGCTCATTAGCTATAGGTGCAACCTTAGGAACTGTTGCTATAATTACAAAAGAGGAATTTATATTTGCAATTATTGGTGCTATATTTGTGATAGAAACTATATCTGTTATTTTACAAGTTGCTTATTTTAAAGCTACTGGTGGTAAAAGACTATTCTTAAGGGCTCCTATCCATCATCATTATGAGCTAAAAGGAATGCCAGAGCCAAAAATAGTAGTTAGAGTATGGATATTTACTATAATTCTTACGATTATAGCTTTTGCTTTAATTAAGATTAGATGA
- a CDS encoding ArnT family glycosyltransferase, with amino-acid sequence MSKYLKLALVFHISIFFVRILYVLFRDIDLSPEEAQYWLWSKHLDLSYYSKPPLIAYMNFISTSIFGDTELGIRINAVIIGFFLALITFYFTKYLFKDEKLAFFSSIFIYLIPAYDIASILFLTDTPLVLFWGLTTFYFFKAYKEDKPIYWILTGIFAGLGFLAKYSMVFFFPIALIFLFIFNRNTFKNKWFYISIFIAFLFTLPVIIWNIQNNFVSFKHVETLAGVNKTTSTLHLNYIGDYILGQIGFNSVFLFPFFVYALIKGFKERKKAEIFYLWIPAIFVFIVFLLISLKKRVYVNWPVFAYFSFYILTAFYIYKKKLLKIGTLLFALSGLSIIILFYTPILDKLHLTKLLPPEKDPTKRIVGWEGLGKKVENEIKSLNTDKYFIFSDSYQVASELAFYVKPFKQTYCINLGRRMNQFDLWKGINQFKNKNYYGIYVTYGGLPKRVEDAFKSVVKKTYYSIVYRGKEVYRLHIYILKDFKYLKQPSIYSF; translated from the coding sequence ATGAGTAAATATTTAAAATTAGCTTTAGTATTTCATATTTCTATATTCTTTGTAAGAATTTTATATGTATTATTTAGAGATATAGATTTATCACCTGAAGAGGCTCAATACTGGCTTTGGTCTAAACATTTAGATTTATCTTATTACTCAAAACCTCCTTTAATTGCCTATATGAACTTTATATCTACATCTATTTTTGGTGATACAGAACTTGGAATTAGAATAAATGCAGTAATAATTGGATTTTTCCTTGCTTTAATAACTTTTTATTTTACAAAATATCTTTTTAAAGACGAAAAATTAGCCTTTTTTAGTTCTATTTTTATATATTTAATACCTGCTTATGATATAGCATCTATCTTATTTTTAACAGATACTCCATTAGTGTTATTTTGGGGATTAACAACTTTTTATTTTTTTAAAGCATATAAAGAAGATAAACCTATATACTGGATATTGACGGGTATATTTGCAGGACTTGGATTTTTAGCTAAATATTCAATGGTATTTTTCTTCCCTATAGCATTAATTTTTTTATTTATATTTAATAGAAATACTTTTAAAAATAAATGGTTTTATATATCTATTTTCATTGCCTTTTTATTTACTTTACCTGTAATTATATGGAATATTCAAAATAATTTTGTATCTTTTAAACATGTTGAAACTTTAGCCGGTGTAAATAAAACTACTTCTACATTACATTTAAATTATATAGGAGATTATATTTTAGGGCAGATAGGTTTTAACTCTGTATTTTTATTTCCATTTTTTGTATATGCTTTAATAAAAGGTTTTAAAGAAAGAAAAAAAGCAGAAATTTTTTATCTTTGGATTCCTGCTATATTTGTATTTATAGTGTTTTTACTTATCTCTCTTAAAAAAAGAGTATATGTTAACTGGCCAGTTTTTGCATATTTTAGCTTTTATATATTAACTGCTTTTTATATATATAAGAAAAAATTATTAAAGATAGGAACTTTATTATTTGCTTTATCCGGATTAAGCATAATTATTCTTTTTTATACACCTATTTTGGATAAATTACATTTAACAAAACTACTTCCTCCAGAAAAAGACCCTACTAAAAGAATTGTTGGCTGGGAAGGTCTTGGAAAAAAGGTAGAAAATGAAATAAAAAGCCTAAACACTGATAAATACTTTATATTTTCCGACTCTTACCAAGTAGCTTCAGAACTTGCATTTTATGTTAAACCTTTTAAACAAACCTATTGTATAAATCTTGGAAGGAGAATGAATCAGTTTGATTTATGGAAAGGAATAAATCAGTTTAAAAATAAAAATTATTATGGAATTTATGTTACTTATGGAGGACTTCCTAAAAGAGTAGAAGATGCTTTTAAATCTGTAGTTAAAAAAACATACTATTCTATAGTATATAGAGGTAAAGAAGTTTATAGACTACATATTTATATCTTAAAAGATTTTAAATATTTAAAACAGCCTTCTATATATTCCTTTTAA